A single Anopheles arabiensis isolate DONGOLA chromosome 2, AaraD3, whole genome shotgun sequence DNA region contains:
- the LOC120897346 gene encoding serine/threonine-protein kinase Nek8 translates to MELKEIRPAFSQKPKHGPTQTTGEMSVLSRFQNLTLLGPNPSPRQTLASVAPREGTAGPQHVLDLTGYRKVRSVGQGSFGVAVLYERQSDGQQVVMKQIALGNLAKPEREMAMNEVEVFSKLHHPNIIAYLGSSVRGDVLLIEMEYADGGTLAQMLAVRSQSEPLPERFVLNIFEQLASALSYMHSQNILHRDLKTANVFLHGKGTVKVGDFGISKIMNSNVHAQTVLGTPYYFSPEMCEGKEYDEKSDVWALGCIIGEMCCLKKAFTASNLSELVGKIMTAEYVPLPACYSDSLRHVLGLMFQIEPIARPSASELLQYWIPLIYKNLGSAEGFQFEAHHSRPKQPELLLKVESMVHDDRATTKSYADGSTARVGTDINQNHPIERTVLYQLHSFGSSSSLAPLHLPPTIKIMQVATRGQHFVAVLEDGTVYSWGEGDKGQLGHDALETWHHIPMRIDAIRSRRIVSAAVGDGFSIFRTASGLLLACGDNSNGCLGQGNRASLLVPKQIAKLEHIPIVQVSSGTTHVLALTEGGIVYSWGSSDNGALALGKRIHIALEPERIILPQLVQNVREVYAGPDCTILITTQGDCYCCGSNAGNRLGLGRKVASTATLRMVHLDAAKRPKIVAVSVADTHAAFLIEGGFLVMLGDNSDGQRGAGHKFELAQPSIVRQLQSRYVVNVKCNHSYSVATTDDNCVVHWGTRTGTPESAEDCSESRAGSNNEQRPSLATVANSTTALANILTSLYKRETILEPADVLALYSSKQQQSAGSYVKLLDVHPLQHSILVLVETNCPLA, encoded by the exons GAAATTCGACCTGCTTTcagccaaaaaccaaaacacggaCCAACGCAAACGACCGGTGAGATGTCCGTGCTGAGTCGGTTTCAAAATCTCACCCTGCTCGGTCCAAATCCTTCGCCACGCCAAACGCTTGCCTCCGTGGCCCCCCGAGAAGGTACGGCTGGGCCGCAACATGTGCTCGACCTGACCGGCTATCGAAAGGTACGCTCCGTAGGTCAGGGTTCGTTCGGTGTCGCGGTCCTGTACGAGCGGCAGTCCGACGGGCAACAGGTGGTCATGAAGCAGATAGCGCTCGGTAATCTGGCCAAACCCGAGCGCGAGATGGCGATGAACGAGGTGGAGGTGTTTTCCAAGCTGCACCATCCCAACATCATCGCCTACCTTGGTTCGTCCGTGCGCGGCGATGTGCTGCTGATCGAGATGGAGTACGCAGACGGTGGCACACTTGCGCAGATGCTGGCCGTGCGCAGCCAAAGCGAACCGCTGCCGGAACGGTTCGTGTTGAACATATTCGAGCAGCTGGCCAGTGCGCTGAGCTACATGCACTCGCAAAACATCCTGCATCGCGATCTGAAGACGGCCAATGTGTTCCTGCACGGCAAGGGCACGGTGAAGGTGGGCGACTTTGGGATATCGAAAATCATGAACAGCAATGTGCACGCGCAGACCGTGCTCGGGACGCCGTATTATTTCAGCCCAGAGATG TGTGAAGGCAAGGAGTATGACGAAAAAAGTGATGTCTGGGCGCTCGGATGCATTATCGGTGAAATGTGTTGCCTGAAGAAAGCATTTACCGCCTCGAACTTGTCCGAGCTGGTGGGCAAAATTATGACCGCAGAGTACGTGCCACTGCCGGCTTGTTACTCCGACTCGCTGCGCCACGTGTTGGGGCTAATGTTTCAAATCGAGCCGATCGCGCGGCCATCCGCTTCAGAGCTGCTGCAGTACTGGATTCCGCTTATCTACAAGAATTTGGGATCTGCCGAAGG ttttcaGTTTGAAGCGCATCATTCAAGACCCAAACAACCGGAACTACTGTTGAAGGTCGAATCGATGGTACACGACGATCGTGCCACTACCAAATCGTATGCAGATGGATCGACAGCCCGGGTTGGTACGGATATCAATCAAAATCATCCAATCGAACGTACCGTCCTCTATCAATTACACTCATTCGGTTCGTCCTCCTCGTTGGCACCGTTGCATCTACCACCGACGATAAAGATCATGCAAGTAGCCACACGTGGACAACATTTTGTGGCCGTTTTAGAAG ACGGCACTGTGTACAGTTGGGGCGAAGGTGACAAGGGCCAGCTGGGCCACGATGCACTCGAAACGTGGCACCACATTCCCATGCGAATCGATGCGATCCGGTCGCGCCGAATAGTCAG TGCTGCCGTTGGAGATGGATTTAGCATCTTTCGTACTGCTTCCGGGCTGCTGCTTGCCTGCGGTGACAATAGCAATGGATGTCTCGGGCAGGGGAACAGAGCGTCACTGCTCGTGCCGAAGCAAATCGCCAAACTGGAACACATCCCCATCGTGCAGGTTTCGAGCGGGACCACGCACGTGCTGGCCCTGACCGAGGGTGGCATCGTGTACAGCTGGGGCAGCAGTGATAATGGTGCACTAGCGCTTGGCAAACGTATTCACATTGCCCTCGAACCGGAACGCATCATCCTGCCGCAGCTCGTGCAGAACGTGCGGGAGGTGTACGCCGGTCCGGACTGTACCATTCTCATCACCACGCAGGGCGATTGCTACTGCTGTGGAAGCAATGCGGGCAATCGGCTCGGTCTGGGCCGTAAAGTGGCCAGCACGGCTACACTGCGCATGGTGCATCTCGATGCGGCCAAACGCCCGAAGATAGTGGCGGTCAGTGTGGCGGATACGCATGCGGCATTTCTCATCGAAGGTGGCTTTCTGGTTATGCTTGGAGACAATTCGGATGGGCAGCGCGGTGCTGGGCATAAATTTGAACTGGCTCAACCATCGATCGTCCGGCAGCTGCAGTCACGTTACGTTGTG AATGTGAAATGTAACCATTCGTATTCGGTGGCGACTACTGACGACAATTGTGTCGTACACTGGGGGACGCGCACCGGCACTCCGGAAAGCGCAGAGGATTGCAGTGAATCACGTGCCGGAAGCAATAATGAGCAG CGGCCTTCCTTGGCAACGGTTGCAAACAGTACGACGGCACTAGCCAACATCTTAACCTCTCTCTACAAACGGGAGACCATCCTGGAACCAGCCGACGTTCTAGC